The following DNA comes from Methanothermus fervidus DSM 2088.
ATGAGTTCTTCATAGAAGTTAATATCTAAATTGGGATGTAAAGCTCCCTGAATACAGACTTCTTCAACACCGCTCTCAACAGCTTTTCTAACGACCTTTAGTATCTCTGGAATATCCATAAAATATGCTTCAGGATCTCCATCTTTTTTACGAAATGCACAAAATCTACAATTTCCAACACATATGTTTGTGAAGTTTATATTCCAATTTTTAATAAAAGTCACAATGTCTCCAACAATTTTTTTCCTTACTTTATCAGCTGTAATTAAAAGAGCATATAGTTCATCTCCACGCAAATTCATTAAATACATAGCTTCTTCTACAGTTATTTGCCTATAAAAAGATTCTTCCAAAATTTCTTTTGTTTTTGGTCTTATAGTTAGATTATTCAACATACATAAGTTATTTAAATTGAAAACTTTATATAAATTTATTTGAAACCTCAGATAAGATTTAAATAATATCAAGAAAGTGGTGTTTAACTTGGATATTGAAAAGAGTTTGAGTCCATTAGCAAGCTTTTTGAATAAATTTGTACCAAAAAAATTATTATTACATGTCCAAGAAAGCTTGGTACGCTGCGGAATATATATGAAAGCTTCTTATTTTCTTTCTTTATTGTTTATATTGAGTGCTATTTCAGCTGTAGTTGCAACAATGCTTGCAATAATATTAAATTTTAATATAATTTTGGCAGTTTTAGCAGGGATTTTAGCACCTTTTGCTGCTGCATTTGCTGCATTGTATATTATAGCAGAGAGAAGAAGAGGAACAATAGAAGAAAGTACTCCTGATTTTTTAACACAATTAGCATCAGAACTTCGTGCAGGAATTTCATTGGAAAGTGCTATAGATGATTTAACAAAATATGGTGAAGGTCCTCTTTATGATGAACTAAAGAGAACCGCAATTGAAATAAAGATGGGTAGAAGCTTTGAAAGTTCATTGATAGCAATGGCCAATAGATTGAAATCTGAACAACTTAACAGAACATTTAGAATGATATCTGAGGGTCGTAGGGCTGGAGCCTCATTGTCACGAGTATTAGAATCTGTAGCTGAAGATTTAAGACAAGTTTTAGCCCTAAAAAGAGAAAGAAAATCAAATGTCATGATGTATGCAATGTTTTTCCTTATAGCAGGACTCATTGGCGCTCCATTAGTTGTAGGATTAATATCAATTGTTATAAGATTTTTCATAGACTTATATTCTGCTTCAGGAGCAATTGCTGGCATGACACTTGTAGGAAATGTACAGCAGAGGCTTGTTAATTTAAGAGATCCTATTCAAATTGCATGTGGTGGTTATGTAGCAATACATGCATTTCTTGGAGGTATATTGTTAGGAACTGTGATGTATGGTGATCCTAAAAAAGGTTTAAAATATTCAATACCTATGGCTTTAGTTGCATTTGTAATTTATTATTTCATAAGTACAACCGGCTATGATCTCATAAGTTCATTTGGTGGAGGATTTAAAGGTGCATATAGTTATAGCAGATGAAAAAGGGCAAAGTAGTGCAGAATATATACTTCTTATAGCAGGAGTATTGGGGATAGTGTTAATAGTTCTTTATGCATCTATCTCATACATGAATGAAGTTAAAACTGGGACATTTAATGCCACAAATAATACAACGATTTGGAGTAGTTTAAAAGATAAATTTAAAAATTGGTGATAAATTTGGAAATGTTAATTAATGGAAAAAATGTAACTTCTGAGGATGAAATACCAGTATTAAATCCTTATAATCAAGAAGTTGTAGATACAGTTCCCTCAGCTTCTCAGAAAGATGTTAAAAATGCTATACAATCTGCAAACAAGGCTAAAATCAAAATGAAGTCACTTACATCAAGAGAAGTTTCAGAAAATTTATATGAAGTTAGTAATGAAATGAAGAAGAAAATTGATGAATTTTCAAAAATGATAACACTGGAAACTGGCAAACCTATTAAATTCTCTCGTGAAGAAGCTAAACGTGCAATAGAAACTTTTAAATTATCTGCAGAAGAAGCAAAAAGAATTTATGGTGAAACTATTCCATTGGATGCATGCAGGGCTGGAGAAGGTCATATAGCATTTACAATAAGAGAGCCACTTGGAGTTGTTGCAGCCATTACTCCATTTAATTATCCACTAAATTTAGCAGCGCATAAGGTTGGGCCTGCTATCGCTGCTAAAAATACAGTAGTATTAAAACCATCTCTAAAAGCTCCTTTAACAGCTATAATGATGGGAAAAATAATAGATACCTATTTTCCTGACGGTGTAATAAATGTTATCACTGGAAATGCAAAGATGATTGGCGATGAGTTTATAAAAAGTGATTTAATCAATAAAATTACTTTTACTGGAGGATTAAATGTTGGAAAGAAGATTGCAAAAAGTGTTGGATTAAAGAAATTAACTTTAGAGTTAGGAGGAAATGATCCACTAATAGTTCTTAGTGATGCTGACATTGATAAAGCTGTTGAAGCTGCAGTTAAAGGATCCTACTTATATTCAGGACAAGTATGTATTGCAGTGAAAAGAATAATAGTTGAAAATGAAATTGCAGATGAATTTTCTGAAAAACTCGTTAAAGAAACTAAAAAATTAAAAATTGGAGATCCTATGGATCCCAAAACAGATATTGGTCCACTAATAGACCTAAATTCTGCTATAAATGTAGAAAAAGTTGTAAAGGATGCCATAAAAAATGGTGCAGAATTACTATATGGAGGAAATCGTGAAAAAAATTTATTTGAGCCAACAGTGCTTGATTACGTGACTCCTGAAATGAAAGTTGTAAAAGAAGAAACATTTGGTCCTGTATCTCCAATTATTAGGGTGAAATCTATTGATGAAGCGGTGAAAATTGCAAATGATACATGTTATGCGCTTCAAGCAGGAGTTTTCACTGAAAATATACACAAGGCATTAGAACTTTCACAAAAAATTGAAGCAGGCGCAGTGATTATAAATAAACAATCTACATTTAGAACAGATAATATGCCATTTGGTGGATTTAAATGTAGTGGAATTGGAAAAGAAGGAGTTAAATATGCAGTTAATGATATGACTCGTGAGAAACTCATTATATTTGCTCCAAAATAATTTTTATTTTTTGTTAAAGATAATGATCAAACTTATTTTCACTGATAGATAATTTGCGCTGTGAATTGAAAAATTACCAAAAACTAATTCATTTAAATTTTTATTGTGGTATATATAAGGTTTTGTAGACTTATCTGAAGTTATAACTGTGGAATGCCAATAAGACCTTTCTTGTTGTTAAAGTCCTCGCTGCTAATTTCTAAATGTCTAAAATATTAAATTCTGCAAACTTTCTGGAAAGGTGATACACTATGAGTTTTGAACTTAAATATACTCCTAACATTTGTCCTTATTGTGGTTGTGGATGTGGACTAAATATAGTGACTCTTAATGGGAAAATAAAGGGAGTTGAAGGCTGGAAAAGGCATCCTGTTAATGAAGGCAAATTATGTCCAAAAGGTAATTTCTCATACCAGTTTGTTCAAAGTAAAGACAGGCTTAAACATCCTTTAATAAAAAAGAATGGAAAATTTATAGAAATTTCTTGGGATAAAGCTGTAGATATCATAGTTTCAAAATTAAATGAATATCGTAAAGAAAATCCTAATTCAATAGCATTTCTTGCTTCTGCAAGATGTACAAATGAAGAAAATTATATTTTACAAAAATTTGCGAGAGTGGCTATTGGTACAAATAATATTGACCATTGTGCTAGGTTATGTCATGCACCATCAGTTGCAGGTCTTGCTCAAACATTTGGCTCAGGAGCAATGACAAATTCAATTCTAGACATTGAAGAAGCCGAAAGTATTTTCATAATTGGGTCAAATACTGCTGAGCAACATCCCATTATATGGAGAAGAGTTTTAAAAGCTAAAAATAAAGGCGCAAAATTAATAGTTGCAGATCCAAGAAAAACTCCAACTGCTTCATTAGCAGACATCCATCTGCCGATAAAACCTGGAAGCAACATAGCACTGATAAATGCAATGATGAATGTTATAATAGAAGAAGGCCTTGAAGACACTGATTTTATTAAAAAAAGAACAAAAGGATTTGAAAAATTAAAAGAAGTCATTGAAAAGTATAAACCAGAAAAAGTTGAAAAAATTGTAGGTGTACCTGCAAAAAAAATAAGAGAAGCTGCAATAACTTATGCAAAAGCTGACAGGGCAACTATATTATATGCAATGGGAATTACACAACATACTACAGGTACTCATAATGTTATTTCAACAGCAAATCTTGCTATGTTAACAGGTAATATTGGTAAAAAAGGTACTGGTGTAAATCCTCTAAGAGGTCAAAATAATGTACAAGGCGCATGTGATATGGGTGCTCTTCCACAATTTTACCCTGGTTATCAGAAAGTTACAGATAAAAATGCTACTGAAAAAATGCAAAAGATTTGGAAGTGCGATGATCTCAGTTCTGAACCTGGATTAACAGTTGTTGAGATGATGGATGCTGCTATAGATGGAAAAGTTAAATGCATGTATATAATGGGTGAAAATCCAGTTTTATCAGATCCTGACATTAAACATGTTAAAAAAGCATTGAAAAATTTAGAATTCCTTATTGTACAAGATATTTTCCTTACAGAAACAGCTGAATTTGCAGATATTGTTCTTCCTACAACTGCATGGGGAGAAAAAAATGGTACATATACAAGTACGGAAAGGCGTGTACAATGTATAAGAAAAGCAGCAGATGGTCCTGGAGAAGCAAAAGATGACTGGAGAATAATATGTGAAATAGCAAAGAGAATGAATGTTAATGGTTTTGAATTCAATTCTACAAAAGAAATATTCAATGAAATTAGAAAAGTTACACCACAATATGCGGGCATGAACTTTAAAAGATTACAAAAACCAGGTGGATTACAGTGGCCATGTCCTGATGAAAGCCACCCAGGAACACCAATATTACACACAGAGAAGTTTGCAACACCTGATGGATTAGGAAAATTCATTCCTGTAGAACATGAAGAGCCAGCCGAACTTCCTGATGATAGATATCCATTTATCCTAACAACTGGACGTATTTTATTCCACTACCATACAGGTACAATGACAAGAAGATCAGAAACTTTAGACAATGAAGTTAGTACAGGATTTGTTGAAATAAATGATAAAGATGCTTCTAAATTAGGTATTAAGGATGGTGAAATTGTTAAAGTTATGACTCGACGTGGTGAAATTAAAATACCAGCAAAAGTGACTTCAAAAGTTAGAGAAGGTGTTTTATTTATTCCGTTCCATTTTGTTGAATGTGCAGCTAATATGTTAACAAGTACTAATTATGACCCTATTTCAAAAATACCTGAATTTAAAGTATCGGCGGCTAATATAGAAAAATTGGAGGATTAAACATGGTCAAAGTAGGTGACATGTTTTATGTTTATTCTGAAGATAAAAACATTAGAAATAAAGGGGAATATGGAGGAGCCATAACTTCTTTACATAAATTCCTTCTTGAAGAAGGAATTGTGGATGCTGTTATCGCCGTTAAAAATGGTTCAGATCTTTATGATGCTGTTCCAACCTTGATAACGGACCCTGATAAAGTTATAGAGTCTGCAGGTTCACTCCACTGTGGTACATTCAACATTGCAAAAGTTATTACATGTTACTTAAATGGTGCAAAAGATATGAAAATAGCTGTTACAGTAAAGCCATGCGATGCAATGGCAATAGTAGAGGTTGCAAAAAAGGGTAAAATTGACCTTAACAATGTTATAATGCTGGGTGTCAACTGTGGAGGGACACTTCCACCTGTAAAGACAATACAAATGATAGAAGAAATATATGAAATGGATCCTGACAAAGTTATCAAGGAAGAAATAGCCAAGGGGAAACTTATAATTGAAACTCCAGACACTGAGAAGGAAATAAGTGTGGATGAATTAGAAGAGATGGGTTACGGTAGAAGAACCAACTGTAGGAGATGTGAAAATAATATACCTAGAATGGCCGATCTTACATTTGGTAATTGGGGAGTTATAGGACCTATGGCTGGAAAAGCAACATTTGTAGAAGTAACATCAAAAAAAGGTGCAGAAGTTCTTGAAAAAGCTGTAAATGCTGGGGTCATTCATGTAGAGGATCCAATGCCTAAAGGTATCGAAATACGTGAAAAAATAGATAAAGCTATGGTTAATCTTGCAAAGAAATGGCAACAAAAAGAATTCAAAGATAAAAAAGATGTAATTGAAATATTCAAAGAATATATGGAAGAGTTCAGGAAGTGCATAAAATGCTATGGCTGTAGAGAAGCTTGTCCCTTATGTTACTGTGAAGAATGTTCACTTGAATCAGAAACTCCTGAATGGTTTAAAAGAGGGGAGATTCCTCCATCACCCATTCTCCATCTTGAAAGACTACTTCACACTATAGATTCTTGTGTCAATTGTGGTCAATGTGAAGATGCCTGTCCAGCAGAAATACCTCTTACAAGAATATGGCATGAACTTAATTGTAGAGTCAAAGATATCTTTGGATACGTACCTGGGTCACATCTGAAAGCACCTTTAACACAAGGTCAGAGGTAGTTTCCCCAATTTTTTATTTCTTTTAAAAATTTTCCTTTTCCTACTCTTTCCATAACTGCAGATAATCTTTCCCTTTGTGGTTTTTCGGCATATTTACTGTATACATTTAGTACAGCATCGATTAACTCCAATATTTTATCTTCATTGTCAATGATTCCGATGTCTATTCCCTCAACAATTTCACGTCCTGATTTCCCGCCTATATATAATCTATATCCTTCATCTTTAACTTCTCTTCCTTCATTAGGACATGCATCAATGCATTTGCCACATCCTATACATAGATTATAATTTGTGTACGATGTTTCTCCTCTAATGTCGATTGCCTCAACTTTACAAACTTCTGCGCATCTTCCACATCCATTACATTTTTCTTCGTTTATAAGTGGATATCTAACTCCTGCTACTCCTATATCATGAATTTGTGGTCTTACACATTTATTTGGGCATCCACTTATTGCAATTTTGAATTTATAAGGTGAAGGTCTTTCTTTAAATTTATCTTCAATTTTTTGTGCAAGTTTTTTAGTATTTATTATACCGCTTCCACAATTATCTTTTCCTGGACAGGCAAGGGTTGCTCTTACAAGAGGACCTTCTGACCCTGTTATCAGTCCTTCTTTCATTAACTCCAAAACCACATCTTCAACATCATACCCTGCTATGCCATGTATTTCAAATCCACCTCTATTTGTGATTTTTAAATTAGCATCATATTCCTTAACTATTTTTAATATTTTTTCGACTTCATCAATATCGTACCATCCACCTGGTCTTGCTCTAATCCGTATAAAGTATGTGCCATCTGCTCTTTTACTTACTCCTGGATAACAATCTGTCCAATAAAATGATACTTTTTTATTTTTTCTTTTTCTTTTTTTGATTTCTTCTTTAAATCTTCTGATTTTTAAACTTTTTAATTTTTCAATCGATTCGATATCTACACCTTTTCTTAATTTTACAGCGTTTTTAATTTCCTCTCCTTTTTTTGTCCTTATTATTATCGTTGAATATCCTTCTGGACTTCCAACAGACCCTACTGAAACATCAGCCATTTCAGAATCAAAATCCCTACATATTTTACATCCAGAACATACATCCAATTCTTTTAGAGGAATTTCATGTTTCTCATTTTTAAGATACACGAGTAGTT
Coding sequences within:
- a CDS encoding Type II secretion system F domain protein (InterPro IPR018076~KEGG: mth:MTH980 hypothetical protein~PFAM: Type II secretion system F domain~SPTR: O27061 Conserved protein~PFAM: Bacterial type II secretion system protein F domain), which codes for MDIEKSLSPLASFLNKFVPKKLLLHVQESLVRCGIYMKASYFLSLLFILSAISAVVATMLAIILNFNIILAVLAGILAPFAAAFAALYIIAERRRGTIEESTPDFLTQLASELRAGISLESAIDDLTKYGEGPLYDELKRTAIEIKMGRSFESSLIAMANRLKSEQLNRTFRMISEGRRAGASLSRVLESVAEDLRQVLALKRERKSNVMMYAMFFLIAGLIGAPLVVGLISIVIRFFIDLYSASGAIAGMTLVGNVQQRLVNLRDPIQIACGGYVAIHAFLGGILLGTVMYGDPKKGLKYSIPMALVAFVIYYFISTTGYDLISSFGGGFKGAYSYSR
- a CDS encoding conserved hypothetical protein (KEGG: mth:MTH979 hypothetical protein~SPTR: O27060 Putative uncharacterized protein) codes for the protein MHIVIADEKGQSSAEYILLIAGVLGIVLIVLYASISYMNEVKTGTFNATNNTTIWSSLKDKFKNW
- a CDS encoding Aldehyde Dehydrogenase (COGs: COG1012 NAD-dependent aldehyde dehydrogenase~InterPro IPR016160: IPR016162: IPR016161: IPR015590~KEGG: mth:MTH978 NADP-dependent glyceraldehyde-3-phosphate dehydrogenase~PFAM: Aldehyde Dehydrogenase~SPTR: O27059 NADP-dependent glyceraldehyde-3-phosphate dehydrogenase~PFAM: Aldehyde dehydrogenase family); this translates as MLINGKNVTSEDEIPVLNPYNQEVVDTVPSASQKDVKNAIQSANKAKIKMKSLTSREVSENLYEVSNEMKKKIDEFSKMITLETGKPIKFSREEAKRAIETFKLSAEEAKRIYGETIPLDACRAGEGHIAFTIREPLGVVAAITPFNYPLNLAAHKVGPAIAAKNTVVLKPSLKAPLTAIMMGKIIDTYFPDGVINVITGNAKMIGDEFIKSDLINKITFTGGLNVGKKIAKSVGLKKLTLELGGNDPLIVLSDADIDKAVEAAVKGSYLYSGQVCIAVKRIIVENEIADEFSEKLVKETKKLKIGDPMDPKTDIGPLIDLNSAINVEKVVKDAIKNGAELLYGGNREKNLFEPTVLDYVTPEMKVVKEETFGPVSPIIRVKSIDEAVKIANDTCYALQAGVFTENIHKALELSQKIEAGAVIINKQSTFRTDNMPFGGFKCSGIGKEGVKYAVNDMTREKLIIFAPK
- a CDS encoding formate dehydrogenase, alpha subunit (F420) (COGs: COG3383 Uncharacterized anaerobic dehydrogenase~InterPro IPR006655: IPR006478: IPR009010: IPR006963: IPR 006656: IPR006657~KEGG: mfe:Mefer_0653 formate dehydrogenase, alpha subunit~PFAM: molybdopterin oxidoreductase; molybdopterin oxidoreductase Fe4S4 region; molydopterin dinucleotide-binding region~SPTR: Q50569 FdhA~TIGRFAM: formate dehydrogenase, alpha subunit~PFAM: Molybdopterin oxidoreductase; Molydopterin dinucleotide binding domain; Molybdopterin oxidoreductase Fe4S4 domain~TIGRFAM: oxidoreductase alpha (molybdopterin) subunit; formate dehydrogenase, alpha subunit, archaeal-type) — translated: MSFELKYTPNICPYCGCGCGLNIVTLNGKIKGVEGWKRHPVNEGKLCPKGNFSYQFVQSKDRLKHPLIKKNGKFIEISWDKAVDIIVSKLNEYRKENPNSIAFLASARCTNEENYILQKFARVAIGTNNIDHCARLCHAPSVAGLAQTFGSGAMTNSILDIEEAESIFIIGSNTAEQHPIIWRRVLKAKNKGAKLIVADPRKTPTASLADIHLPIKPGSNIALINAMMNVIIEEGLEDTDFIKKRTKGFEKLKEVIEKYKPEKVEKIVGVPAKKIREAAITYAKADRATILYAMGITQHTTGTHNVISTANLAMLTGNIGKKGTGVNPLRGQNNVQGACDMGALPQFYPGYQKVTDKNATEKMQKIWKCDDLSSEPGLTVVEMMDAAIDGKVKCMYIMGENPVLSDPDIKHVKKALKNLEFLIVQDIFLTETAEFADIVLPTTAWGEKNGTYTSTERRVQCIRKAADGPGEAKDDWRIICEIAKRMNVNGFEFNSTKEIFNEIRKVTPQYAGMNFKRLQKPGGLQWPCPDESHPGTPILHTEKFATPDGLGKFIPVEHEEPAELPDDRYPFILTTGRILFHYHTGTMTRRSETLDNEVSTGFVEINDKDASKLGIKDGEIVKVMTRRGEIKIPAKVTSKVREGVLFIPFHFVECAANMLTSTNYDPISKIPEFKVSAANIEKLED
- a CDS encoding formate dehydrogenase, beta subunit (F420) (COGs: COG1035 Coenzyme F420-reducing hydrogenase beta subunit~InterPro IPR017900: IPR012285: IPR009051: IPR017896: IPR 007516: IPR007525: IPR001450~KEGG: msi:Msm_1405 formate dehydrogenase, beta subunit, FdhB~PFAM: coenzyme F420 hydrogenase/dehydrogenase beta subunit domain protein; 4Fe-4S ferredoxin iron-sulfur binding domain protein~SPTR: Q50570 Formate dehydrogenase subunit beta~PFAM: Coenzyme F420 hydrogenase/dehydrogenase, beta subunit N-term; Coenzyme F420 hydrogenase/dehydrogenase, beta subunit C terminus), which gives rise to MVKVGDMFYVYSEDKNIRNKGEYGGAITSLHKFLLEEGIVDAVIAVKNGSDLYDAVPTLITDPDKVIESAGSLHCGTFNIAKVITCYLNGAKDMKIAVTVKPCDAMAIVEVAKKGKIDLNNVIMLGVNCGGTLPPVKTIQMIEEIYEMDPDKVIKEEIAKGKLIIETPDTEKEISVDELEEMGYGRRTNCRRCENNIPRMADLTFGNWGVIGPMAGKATFVEVTSKKGAEVLEKAVNAGVIHVEDPMPKGIEIREKIDKAMVNLAKKWQQKEFKDKKDVIEIFKEYMEEFRKCIKCYGCREACPLCYCEECSLESETPEWFKRGEIPPSPILHLERLLHTIDSCVNCGQCEDACPAEIPLTRIWHELNCRVKDIFGYVPGSHLKAPLTQGQR
- a CDS encoding nitrite and sulphite reductase 4Fe-4S region (COGs: COG2221 Dissimilatory sulfite reductase (desulfoviridin) alpha and beta subunits~InterPro IPR017900: IPR006066: IPR005117: IPR017896: IPR 001450: IPR007516: IPR007525: IPR006067~KEGG: mfe:Mefer_1132 nitrite and sulphite reductase 4Fe-4S region~PFAM: nitrite and sulphite reductase 4Fe-4S region; coenzyme F420 hydrogenase/dehydrogenase beta subunit domain protein; 4Fe-4S ferredoxin iron-sulfur binding domain protein; nitrite/sulfite reductase hemoprotein beta-component ferrodoxin domain protein~SPTR: C7P8R0 Nitrite and sulphite reductase 4Fe-4S region~PFAM: Coenzyme F420 hydrogenase/dehydrogenase, beta subunit N-term; 4Fe-4S binding domain; Nitrite and sulphite reductase 4Fe-4S domain; Nitrite/Sulfite reductase ferredoxin-like half domain; Coenzyme F420 hydrogenase/dehydrogenase, beta subunit C terminus) produces the protein MIGAIFMTHQWEWKLKDEIVDTELCAKCGTCVVVCPNDLLDFENHPKLIEECLRKGNGMCYDICPRVSSGGYQIKIRESFKKEFFYGKGDVKGQDGGVVSTFLKYLLKKRKIDGAIVVGDELWKPTSWIIKDPDDIEKSAKSKYTVSTLDALKKASEIGCKEVAVVGLPCQIQGLRKIQYFPYLAKYDGELGKDGKPTSLPKIKYLIGLFCMEKFEHDSFYETLEKHGIDIEKVEKFDIKGNKLLVYLKNEKHEIPLKELDVCSGCKICRDFDSEMADVSVGSVGSPEGYSTIIIRTKKGEEIKNAVKLRKGVDIESIEKLKSLKIRRFKEEIKKRKRKNKKVSFYWTDCYPGVSKRADGTYFIRIRARPGGWYDIDEVEKILKIVKEYDANLKITNRGGFEIHGIAGYDVEDVVLELMKEGLITGSEGPLVRATLACPGKDNCGSGIINTKKLAQKIEDKFKERPSPYKFKIAISGCPNKCVRPQIHDIGVAGVRYPLINEEKCNGCGRCAEVCKVEAIDIRGETSYTNYNLCIGCGKCIDACPNEGREVKDEGYRLYIGGKSGREIVEGIDIGIIDNEDKILELIDAVLNVYSKYAEKPQRERLSAVMERVGKGKFLKEIKNWGNYL